A single genomic interval of Verrucomicrobiota bacterium harbors:
- a CDS encoding dUTPase, whose amino-acid sequence MERPDQLRELFRMQQSLNERIGVRTDGMSEEEKTKWVLNYCRAMSQEMAELTDSVPWKWWAKYQKFDEQNARVEVVDLFHFLISLAQVLGMSADDVFAAYCKKNEVNFRRQDTGYAVKDEHDSKHI is encoded by the coding sequence ATGGAACGACCCGACCAGCTTCGCGAACTGTTCCGCATGCAGCAGTCGCTCAACGAACGCATCGGCGTCCGCACCGACGGCATGAGCGAGGAGGAGAAGACCAAGTGGGTGCTCAACTACTGCCGCGCGATGTCCCAGGAGATGGCCGAGCTCACCGACAGCGTCCCGTGGAAGTGGTGGGCGAAGTATCAGAAGTTCGACGAGCAGAACGCGCGCGTCGAGGTGGTGGACCTGTTCCACTTCCTCATCAGCCTCGCGCAAGTGCTGGGCATGAGCGCGGACGACGTCTTCGCCGCCTACTGCAAGAAGAACGAGGTGAACTTCAGGCGGCAGGACACCGGCTACGCGGTGAAGGACGAGCACGACTCGAAGCACATCTGA